A DNA window from Zingiber officinale cultivar Zhangliang chromosome 3A, Zo_v1.1, whole genome shotgun sequence contains the following coding sequences:
- the LOC122051870 gene encoding short-chain dehydrogenase TIC 32 B, chloroplastic-like has translation MGYFREATGIKGPSGFGSGATAEQVTQGIDASRLTVIITGASSGIGAETARVLALRGAHVIIGARNLEAANNVKQNIRQGIPSARIDIIQIDVSSLRSVRAFANKFLAMNLPLNVLINNAGIMYCPFQLSEDGVEMQFATNHLGHFLLTNLLLEKMKTTAARTGIEGRIVNLSSVAHIGPYSEGIKFDKLNDKKVYNDKSAYGQSKLANILHSNELARRLKAEGANVTANSVHPGLVRTNLGKHSPVFMAVLKTVTCVLWKSIPQGAATSCYVAVHPSLKGVSGKYFADSNEEKPSDMARDAVLAKKLWDFSEQLVNSK, from the exons ATGGGTTACTTCAGGGAAGCCACCGGTATCAAAGGTCCCAGCGGATTCGGATCCGGCGCTACCGCCGAGCAGGTCACCCAAGGCATCGACGCCTCCCGTCTCACCGTCATCATCACCG GTGCAAGCAGTGGTATTGGAGCCGAGACTGCTAGGGTGTTGGCCCTCAGAGGAGCTCATGTCATAATCGGTGCAAGGAACTTGGAAGCTGCCAACAATGTGAAGCAAAACATTCGACAGGGCATCCCATCTGCTAGAATTGACATCATACAGATTGATGTTAGCTCACTCAGATCTGTCAGAGCCTTCGCCAACAAATTCCTTGCCATGAATCTGCCTCTCAATGTCTTGAT TAACAACGCTGGCATCATGTACTGCCCGTTCCAACTCTCTGAAGATGGTGTGGAGATGCAGTTTGCCACTAATCATCTTG GTCACTTTTTGTTGACAAATCTTCTTCTCGAGAAAATGAAAACCACAGCAGCGAGGACGGGGATTGAAGGCCGCATCGTGAATCTATCCTCAGTAGCTCACATTGGACCTTATAGTGAAGGAATCAAGTTCGATAAACTCAATGACAAGAAAGT ATACAATGATAAATCGGCATATGGGCAGTCCAAATTGGCAAACATCCTGCACTCCAATGAGCTCGCACGACGCTTGAAG GCAGAAGGTGCAAATGTCACAGCAAATTCTGTTCATCCCGGTCTGGTTAGGACAAACTTGGGAAAACATTCTCCCGTCTTCATGG CTGTGTTGAAAACTGTCACCTGCGTCCTGTGGAAGAGCATACCTCAG GGAGCAGCAACCTCATGCTACGTGGCAGTGCATCCTAGCCTGAAGGGCGTGAGTGGGAAGTACTTCGCCGACTCGAACGAGGAGAAGCCGAGCGACATGGCCAGAGATGCAGTATTGGCTAAGAAGCTCTGGGACTTCAGCGAACAACTCGTTAATTCAAAATAA